A single region of the Cronobacter condimenti 1330 genome encodes:
- the manA gene encoding mannose-6-phosphate isomerase, translating into MKKLINAVQNYAWGSKTALTELYGVENPDGLPMAELWMGAHPKSSSKVQDAQGQTRALRDVIDADKSALLGAPVAARFGELPFLFKVLCADQPLSIQVHPNKQASEEGFARENAAGIPLTAAERNYKDPNHKPELVFALTPFLAMNAFREFSDIVSLLQPVAGAHTAIAHFLAAPDADRLRDLFAGLLNMQGEEKSRALAVLKATVASQQGEPWDTIRFIAQFYPDDSGLFSPLLLNVVKLNPGEAMFLFAETPHAYLQGVALEVMANSDNVLRAGLTPKYIDIPELVANVKFVAKPAAELLTQPQKHDGALEFPIPVDDFAFSLHDLGTQPQRLAQESAAILFCVEGEAVLSKNDERLVLKPGESAFVAANESPVSVSGVGRLARVYNKLN; encoded by the coding sequence ATGAAAAAACTCATTAACGCAGTGCAGAACTACGCCTGGGGCAGTAAGACGGCGTTAACGGAACTTTATGGTGTGGAAAACCCGGACGGCCTGCCGATGGCAGAGTTGTGGATGGGGGCGCACCCAAAAAGCAGTTCGAAAGTGCAGGACGCGCAGGGCCAGACGCGTGCCCTGCGCGACGTGATTGACGCTGATAAAAGCGCCCTGCTCGGCGCGCCGGTGGCCGCGCGCTTTGGCGAACTGCCGTTCCTGTTTAAAGTACTGTGCGCCGATCAGCCGCTCTCCATCCAGGTGCATCCGAACAAGCAGGCGTCTGAGGAAGGTTTTGCACGCGAAAACGCAGCGGGTATCCCGCTCACCGCTGCCGAGCGTAACTATAAAGATCCGAACCACAAGCCGGAGCTGGTTTTCGCCCTGACGCCGTTTCTGGCCATGAATGCGTTTCGTGAGTTTTCTGACATTGTCTCTCTGCTTCAGCCGGTCGCGGGCGCGCATACCGCTATCGCGCACTTCCTCGCCGCCCCTGACGCTGACCGCCTGCGCGATCTGTTTGCGGGCCTGTTGAATATGCAGGGCGAGGAAAAATCCCGTGCGCTGGCCGTACTGAAAGCGACTGTGGCAAGCCAGCAGGGCGAACCGTGGGACACCATTCGCTTTATCGCCCAGTTCTACCCGGACGACAGCGGCCTCTTCTCCCCGCTGCTGCTGAATGTGGTGAAACTCAACCCAGGCGAGGCGATGTTCCTGTTTGCTGAAACGCCGCACGCTTATCTTCAGGGCGTGGCGCTGGAAGTCATGGCCAACTCAGACAATGTCCTGCGCGCGGGCCTGACACCGAAATATATCGATATCCCGGAGCTGGTCGCGAACGTGAAATTTGTCGCCAAACCAGCGGCAGAACTGCTGACCCAGCCGCAGAAACACGATGGCGCGCTGGAATTCCCTATCCCGGTGGATGATTTCGCTTTCTCGCTGCATGATCTTGGCACGCAGCCGCAGCGCCTGGCGCAGGAGAGCGCAGCTATTCTGTTCTGCGTCGAAGGGGAAGCGGTACTCAGCAAAAACGACGAGCGTCTGGTACTGAAACCGGGCGAATCCGCCTTCGTCGCGGCGAACGAATCCCCCGTCAGCGTGAGCGGCGTGGGCCGTCTTGCGAGGGTTTATAATAAGCTTAACTAA
- the fumA gene encoding class I fumarate hydratase FumA, with amino-acid sequence MSSKPFFWQAPFPLKKDETEYYLLTRDHVSVSEFEGQEILKVEPQALTLLARHAFHDASFMLRPAHQQQVADILSDPEASENDKYVALQFLRNSEIAAKGILPTCQDTGTAIIMGKKGQRVWTGGGDEAALSQGVYETYTQDNLRYSQNAALDMYNEVNTGTNLPAQIDLYSVDGDEYKFLCIAKGGGSANKTYLYQETKALLTPGKLKAYLVEKMRTLGTAACPPYHVAFVIGGTSAEATLKTVKLASTKYYDGLPTEGNEHGQAFRDTQLEEELLQEARNLGLGAQFGGKYFAHDIRVIRLPRHGASCPVGMGVSCSADRNIKAKINRDGIWIEKLESNPGKYIPESLRRAGEGEAVRVDLNRPMSEILAQLSQYPVSTRLSLSGTIIVARDIAHAKLKERIDSGAGLPQYVKDHPVYYAGPAKTPEGYASGSLGPTTAGRMDSYVDLLQANGGSMIMLAKGNRSQQVTDACKKHGGFYLGSIGGPAAVLAQNSIRHLECVEYPELGMEAIWKIEVEDFSAFILVDDKGNDFFQQIQAGQCSACLK; translated from the coding sequence ATGTCTAGCAAACCCTTCTTCTGGCAAGCGCCTTTTCCACTGAAAAAGGACGAGACCGAGTATTACCTGTTAACCCGCGATCATGTCTCCGTTTCTGAGTTTGAAGGTCAGGAAATCCTGAAAGTTGAACCGCAGGCGCTGACGCTGCTGGCTCGCCACGCCTTTCATGACGCCTCGTTTATGCTGCGCCCGGCGCATCAGCAACAGGTGGCCGATATCCTGAGCGACCCGGAAGCCAGCGAAAACGACAAATATGTGGCGCTGCAATTCCTGCGCAACTCAGAGATCGCCGCGAAAGGCATTCTGCCGACCTGCCAGGACACCGGCACCGCGATTATCATGGGCAAAAAAGGCCAGCGCGTCTGGACGGGCGGCGGTGATGAAGCCGCGCTGTCGCAGGGCGTTTACGAGACCTACACCCAGGATAACCTGCGCTATTCGCAAAACGCGGCGCTGGATATGTACAACGAGGTCAATACCGGCACGAATCTGCCGGCGCAAATCGATCTCTACAGCGTTGACGGCGACGAATATAAATTCCTCTGCATCGCCAAAGGCGGCGGCTCTGCCAACAAAACATACCTGTATCAGGAGACCAAAGCGTTGCTGACGCCGGGCAAACTGAAAGCGTATCTGGTAGAGAAAATGCGCACGCTCGGCACCGCAGCCTGTCCGCCGTATCACGTGGCGTTTGTCATTGGCGGCACCTCGGCGGAAGCGACGCTGAAAACCGTGAAACTCGCCTCGACCAAATATTACGATGGCCTGCCGACGGAGGGTAACGAGCACGGCCAGGCGTTCCGCGATACCCAGCTTGAAGAAGAGCTGTTGCAGGAGGCGCGTAATCTGGGTCTCGGTGCGCAATTTGGCGGGAAATATTTCGCCCACGATATCCGTGTGATCCGCCTGCCGCGCCACGGCGCGTCCTGCCCGGTAGGCATGGGCGTATCCTGCTCGGCGGACCGTAATATCAAAGCCAAAATCAATCGCGATGGCATCTGGATCGAGAAGCTCGAAAGTAACCCTGGCAAGTACATTCCTGAATCGCTGCGCCGCGCAGGTGAGGGCGAAGCGGTGCGGGTGGATCTCAACCGTCCGATGAGCGAGATTCTGGCGCAGCTGTCGCAGTATCCGGTCTCCACCCGCCTGTCGCTCTCCGGCACGATTATCGTGGCGCGCGATATTGCGCACGCGAAGCTGAAAGAGCGAATCGACAGCGGAGCGGGTCTGCCGCAATACGTGAAGGATCATCCTGTGTACTACGCAGGCCCTGCCAAAACGCCGGAAGGGTATGCCTCCGGTTCGCTCGGCCCGACCACGGCCGGTCGTATGGATTCCTACGTGGATCTGCTTCAGGCGAACGGCGGCAGCATGATCATGCTCGCGAAAGGAAACCGCAGCCAGCAGGTGACTGACGCCTGTAAAAAACATGGTGGGTTCTATCTGGGCAGCATCGGCGGCCCGGCGGCCGTGCTTGCGCAGAACAGTATTCGTCATCTGGAATGTGTCGAATATCCGGAGCTTGGTATGGAAGCTATCTGGAAAATCGAAGTGGAAGATTTCTCGGCGTTTATCCTGGTGGATGACAAAGGCAATGATTTCTTCCAGCAGATCCAGGCGGGGCAGTGTTCGGCCTGCCTGAAGTAA